Proteins encoded within one genomic window of Arachis ipaensis cultivar K30076 chromosome B08, Araip1.1, whole genome shotgun sequence:
- the LOC107611391 gene encoding uncharacterized protein LOC107611391: protein MVLAKRDGLTLKDPKGFGYLKSLKNFLQFCLASKRKDNMWYLDNGCSRHVTGKFTFFIKLDKYDGDFVTFGDNGKGKIVARVQNAGDNLVLSPDEAGDSRTGNNVLCEDFGKLITSDFDMSMMGELTVFLGLQIKQTPSGIFVHQGKYAKELVKKFGLENSKPMSTPMHLNTKLDKDEKGKDVDETRSQGDETGKMMNSSIRLEQGPEIF, encoded by the exons ATGGTCTTGGCCAAAAGAGATGGTTTAACATTAAAAGATCCAAAAGGATTTGGATACTTAAAGTCACTTAAGAACTTTTTGCagttttgcctagcatccaaaaggaAAGACAACATGTGGTACTTAGACAATGGATGCTCTAGGCATGTGACTGGAAAGTTTACATTTTTCATCAAGCTAGACAAGTATGATGGAGATTTCGTAACTTTTGGCGATAATGgtaaaggaaagatagtggccaGAG TTCAGAATGCAGGAGATAATTTGGTTTTGTCTCCTGATGAAGCAGGAGATTCCAGAACT GGTAATAATGTCTTGTGTGAAGATTTTGGAAAACTAATTACTAGTGACTTTGATATGAGTATGATGGGAGAACTTACAGTCTTTCTTGGacttcaaatcaaacaaactcctagtggaaTCTTTGTACACCAAGGTAAATATGCCAAAGAATTGGTGAAGAAATTTGGTTTAGAAAACTCCAAACCAATGAGCACTCCTATGCATCTAAATACTAAACTTGACAAGGATGAGAAAgggaaagatgttgatgagacacg GTCGCAGGGAGACGAAACTGGAAAAATGATGAACTCCTCTATAAGGCTTGAACAAGGCCCAGAAATCTTCTGA